GCAGAGGAAGAAGATAAATTCCAGTCTTAGCTACTGattatagggaaaaaaaaaaataaaaatcaccttGAGCTCCTCTTTAAGCAGGATTTTGTATGCTGACCAAACTGGTACGAGACCCTGAACACGTACCTGTTTAAGCCCCAAATGTTTCTGAACATGTGCAGAAATGGAAATTGTTGTGGATGAGCTTCTGCCTTGATGCGGTGACTGCTGGTGGACTTCAAGATCTTTTGTGTTAGATCTGGGGTACATGGAGACTTTTCCATACCTGGCATGCCCTCAGGCAAGACAACTACATATTTACTCATCTAGAATGTAGGTGAAGCACAGGTATGTACATAAATACATTGAGATATATATTGAGATATAGATAAGTATATATATAGTATAGAAAATATATTACACATATACATTATGTTTAAACCCATTTAAAAGAGTTCAGTACTGTCCTCTTTTCCACAGTAGTTACTTTATGTTTATTCTTTTACTGAAATAGAATGTGAGGGACTTCTATTtgtagaagaaaaagcaaaccacgATTTTTTGGGAAGGGTTTGTTGGGGATTTTTTGTTAAGTCaaaatttaatagaaaatagcagagaaaaaattaaaaaaatcatggaaaataCCAAGTCCCTGATTACTCATGAGTTTTTGCTCCATGAAAATGTTTGCACAATCTTTTTCAGATCTGTGTAGACATCTTCACACTCCAGATGCCTGCAAAATCTGCAGTGAAATTTTGTACATAATGGTGTCAATGCCTTGCAAGCATCCTTCCTCCTCTACAAGCCACTTGGTTTCCTCTAGAACTTCACCACAGGCTGGTAGATCTGCCAGTATTTCCAAAGCAATTTCAAAATGACTCCAAAGGTGATACTGAAGACAGTTGTGCCCAGCTGGGATCAGATTTTCAGAAGATGTCTGAAAAGATGTCTgaaaatcttgtattttctgGTTTAACTAGGTCAGCGCTATTAACATTCTGGCCCTTGGGTTATTGTGTCTATGAGTTAGAAGAAACATTGAAATAGTAGCAACatctttctctgtgctttgttgATCACATGCAACAAATATTTCACAATAATAAAAGCATCTTTGCAGTGAGCTGCATAAATCAGCTGTACAGCCTTAGGCTTGGTGACTTTTCTTCTGTATGGAACTGCTTATTTTCTGTGCTCATTTAATTGTTTACTTCTACCATCTACTGTATGCGAGAAATGTAGCCTCTGCTTACCAGATACCTACCTGCAGTATTTCTAACGCATCTGCAAACAATTCCCAACTTTATGAGTCATCACTGGGGCTGAACTTGCAATCAATAGCCCTACTGATACAATAGCTGAGAACTTAGTTAAGCCATGTGTAATACATGGTCTGAGTACAGTTATTGCACTGCACTCTGGCTTGGTATGTCTTACCTGACAAGGAAAATATCTTGCATCTCTTTtactttatattttgttttagtaCAGTGGAAAGTTAAGTTTGGTTTGcaataaattttcattttatgataATACAAGGCAAGACAGCTCGGTGTAAGTTCTTTTTGTCTTATTGCTATTATATTTGATCTAGCTACATGTCCTAAGGGGACAATATTTGATCAAATTTATGCTTTGCTCAAGTCAATGGACAAACTTCAGTTGATCCTGGAGCTGTCTTTCAAAAAAATCAGGTATATCTTAGGCATAGGTAATGCAATTTTTTGCACcacatacattttcatttcatttttgccaaCCATAACAAAATATGTGTGCTCTTCACTTTGAACCACATAGAAAGATCTCCTGTCTTTAAGTCTAAATAACTGTAATAATAACAAATCTGTCTCGGGTCCAGTTCTACTATAGTGTACTGGGTGGACAGGGTATGGGTGGACAAATGGAAAGGGATCATTTTAAAGCACTATACTGACTTCATTTTTACTGCCCTTGAATGTTTTTAACAAGTGgcttataaaaagaaaatatgccaCACATTTAATCACAAGCGAAAGTAAATAAGTAGACTTATGTGATCTGTCTTCATGTACAAAGAAATCTTAATATTTTATAGGGCGAGGCACAACCTGTCTTTTGTGGATgaattttgttctcatttattGAGTGCTGTCAAATAAATCTTCTCTGGCATTCAGGCTTCTATAAATACTGTTCATTGTAGATAGAAGGAAACTTTGGCCCTTAagtaagttttattttcagattagcTACCATTCTGTCTTGTTTCCCCTCTTCCCATACATCAATTATTGAGGGCTATTTAATTAAGAACAGATTACAAACATTGTCATTGTTGTTCTTTAAATTTCCTTTGTACTGAAGTGCTACAGAGTTAAAACACCAAGCACAAAAGTGCACAGCCATCCATGACTAACAGCATACAGCAAATAACAAGCTCTATGATCAAAAATGAAAGCCAGTGCTGTTCATGTGGAATAATAGAAATCATACCACCATGACACTTCATACGCATCCGAACTACCAATGCGCATACACTTGCTCAGCCCATAAGATGCCTCAGGAATGCAGCTGCAACACAGACAGAAACCTGCACGAGAGGTAAATACCCAGAGGGAGGCTGCTTCCCACATCTTACACGGATGgttcttcagctgcagaaagggAAGGCAACAGCTACTCAGGACATCCTTCTTGCAGCTCTGTGGAGGTATCCTTGGGGTGCTACAGCAAACATTGGTGCTGGTCGCTGCTGTTCTAGGTGTAGCTCAGTGCTGAtaacttcctgtgtttcagtgaGGAAGATGACCAACGACAGTCACCGGCTTTTcccatctgtcacacaacaacGTCCCCCCAAAGAGTACAGAATTATGCAATGTGGTACTCAGGGCTCTGTCAAGTCCCTGTCTTCACTGTCATTAAAAATAACCTTCCAACCTCTACTGGTTTTTCTTTGGGGTTGCAAATGCCATTCTTAAttgagcagagaaagaaaatcttacCTGCTCACAAGTGAGAATGGAGAAACCCTGTGTGTTTCAGGGAGAGAATAGATTTTACAAGTGTGTTCTCTGCACTgtgttttgaaacaaacaagaaaaaacaccaaTCCTCTGCCCATTAGCTGGAAAACAAACCCAGCTTAACATTTTTGCTCAGCTCTCACTGCAGGAAGTGGGAAACTTTCTGCTGTTTCAAGGGGAATTGGAGCAAGccaaagagaacaagaaaaacatgcagcctCCTGCCAATAAAATGCATGTAGTAAAGGACTGTCAGGGAGATCAAGGGCCTCACAAACTCTTTAGGAAGCATTTGATTTCATTGTCATTTCACGCCACAGAGAAGGGGATTCCATATTCCTGCAGTCACCCGTCCCAACTACTCCCATTCTGACATTCAAAACCTGCTGTGGCTGAGCCCCATCCTCATGTGTGAGAGCTGAGAGATGGAGAGGGAACAAGGACTCACTATGCAAAGACCCTCTAAAAAGACTGACTGTGAGCACCAAATCTCTTAAATCTGTAACTTTGGCTTCAATCGGGTGAAATTATACACTGGTCGAATTTTTTGCTAAATTTGGTAGGGACTACAGCTGTAGGATAACCTCACCCCATTGTGAATGACAGGTGAATGCTGGGGTGCCTGCAGAAGGGCCACAGAGATCAGTGTTTCTTCTCCAGCTCTGCGCCCCGCTGCTCGCTGCATTTGCTGGAAGGAGCACATCTGTCCTTTTGGAAGTCAGTGCCTCATGTGTCAAAGTGAGAACAGAAACTTCCAGAGCGTGTTGATTTGTTGACAGGCCAGCGTGCAACTGGAGATGATAACTCAGATATAAAATTAACCATATGAATTCTCATCCTTCGAGCCCTATCAGATACCCTCATTCTGTTATAAGGCTTTTCCTGTGCAAGCTCTTAATTCACTGATCTCCAGAAGGTGTTGAAAAGATTTTCTGAGAGAGTACCTGAGGGTCCTATTTTCTCTCAAGCATAATTCCTCCCGATTAATGATGGTTGTAGGTCTAGAACTAATGATAATTTGTGTTCTAAGTCCTTAAAAAAGAGTTTAACACAGTGCTCATGACAGCGCCCACTGTTTTCTGCTAGATAGGCACTGTTTCCAGCCTTATTCCTAAGCATCAATGTGCCCCTCAGATCCACATAGGTATGGCATTCGCTATCTATAAAGCGCACTGAGATGCGGGATGCAATATGTGGGATGCATGCTAAACAGGGAAATAAACTACTCTCGGAGCTTTGCAAACAGAAGGTTGGCCAAATCTCTACCTCAGAGACGATataatctaaaaataataaCCAGAAATGATTAATTgctgtcagaaaaagaaaaaacaactcagaCATTTTAGAACAAATAGGAGCTTTCTAAACATATTGATCCTTTTTTAGTGTTCATCTCTGGCTAATGATTCAACAAAGTAAATGTAGACATTGCTTTGTTTCACATGCCCCTATTTACCCACCCTTACCTGAATTTAGGaagcaaaatcagaaaataaaaggggctgcaggaggaaaaacaaattagtTTTCAAATCACTGGGTCTAAGTTCTTCCCAGCAGCTTTCAGATGCTGCCAGCTCAGACACAAAGAGGAACAGCTGTGAACCAACAAGATTGAGGATCAGAGACGAGTCCACCGGCTGCTGCAACATCTCTGGTACAAGAATTTTCCTCGGACTCTTGGGAGGCTGCTAGGGATAATGCCAAACTACATTTAAAGTGCATTTCTGTATGCGTGTGTGTTTATACTGCAGGGTTTTCACTGAGAAACTTCTCATGAGTGAGACACAGGTAGACAAATGGAAGTCTCTGTGTTGGGACAGGAGCCTCAGAGTGCATTAGTAGCACTAAAATGACATAATGGAGTTCAGGTGCAGCATCTTGATGAGCTCTGCACAATGGTCTCGGTGCTCCCATCTGTATCGGCAGGGAGCAGGAACTCTTTCTTCAGATTTATGTCAGGAAAAGCTCTGTCTTAGCCTTCAGTGGAGCCTCTTTGGAGAGGCTTTTAACCCGTGGCTTGGGAGGTGCTTTAAAACTGCCATCTGTATGTGCTTTACCTCAGGCTACAAAACCTTCTGTCTTGTGATCATGACAATTATTAGCCGGTCCTGCATTTGGAGAACAGTCAGAAGTCCAGCCATTAAATGACGTCCCCAAAAATCTATTAAGTGTTTCAATAGttttgggaaaaataagaagCACCACCACTTCCCTCCCTAGATGGAGTGAGAATCAAGCATGACTTTGACCAGCAATGAGACGGTGAACATTTCACAGAGATGACCTTGCTTTACCATTGTCTTGAATGGAGGGAGCCGGATGAGCTGCCTTGAGTTCAGGCAGGGTGGCATGCATTTGGCTGCCATTTGCCCATTCAGAGCTCTCCTGCATGTACGGGTGCAAGCTACCATCAGTGCAATCACGTAATAATTGGAGAATTACTGGATGCATTTTTGTAGTTGTGACTCGGGAATGGCATCATGTTGGCAGCATGCCTGAGCACTATGTACTATTGCTGACACCAGTGCTCAAATAAAAAGGTTTGCCATTCCTGCTGCAGAACATGGGAAGCTTTCTTCCTGCTGTGGGTGAGAAAGTATCAAGCTGTACCTTCATCTTCTGAGCAAACCACTACAAAGCAAAGGGTTTCTCTGTAGTCACTGGACTGGGAACACACTGCAGAGGTGCTGCTAGTGCCAAAGAGACCGTACTGCCAGTCTCCATGTCACATCCTCCCAGCAAACTCAGCCTCCTGCCCTGAGGAGCAACTCATCAAGGAACCTGTTTgtcctttcttctgctcttgTTGCCCATGGGAGGTGATGGTAACGCCATTCGCATTCTGCATACTGGAAGGTACTGCCACAGAACAGACCAAGCCTGTTTCTGAGCTTTTCCAGCTGCTGAGATGAAGAAGGAACAGAATTTCTGCTCTTTTGGGCAGGTCAGGTGTCACTGAGAAATACAGCGTGCAAGAGCTAAGTACTATACTCTGCTACCTCACTAACTTGAGTCTGCCAGGTGCCACACACTGCTGGAAACCTCCCAGTTCTGTGGAAACTGACAGAGTCTGCATGCTCCTGACTCTATTGCATATCACAGAAGCAGAACCTTGAGAAACTGCAGACTCTTAGCACAGAGGCTCCTTGGGACTGTGAAACATACTCCTGAGAAATATGAAACAGAATGAAGGACTCCTCAGTGTTAGAGATTGCCGGTTCTGTAAGAGCATGATACACATTACCCCATAAGCCTGTCCTAGAGCTGAATCAATGCCGCTGTACCTTGCACCATTTCCTTACAGTGCTGCTTTCCTGAGTGAGTCACTAGGGTTGTGATCCCTGCTTTACATGCTTCTGAAATCTTGTGCAATGTTGTCAGGACTGTTATGAAGTTGGCAGTTGCTTTATGTGTTTATTGCAAGaggtttataaaaataaaatagtcgTTTTGGACAAAATAAATGACATACAAGCCAGGTTTACTGCTGTAACACAGTAGGTTTGTAGAAGGCGGTGGCATGGGGAACAGAAGATTGAACCCAGGCATTGGCATGGTAGCCAGACCTTCATTCATTTGCAATTGCTTTTTGTGCTGTTATTTCAACCCATTCGTTAAGCTGTCTACCTGCAAGTGGTAAAGAAAGAGACGACACTGTCATTGTGCACATGAACTGATGTGGTTTTACTGCATTTGGCCACACACTGAAATGGGATATGCTGGTACAGAGCGCAGCCACAGGTCttatctctgctgctgctcccttcaCAAAAGAATAATCTCCACATCAACAGTTTTCCTACGTTGGCTTGATAAGGTTGCAATCCTACCTTTTGCTGTTGGTCAGAATGCAGAGATTAAAAACACTCAGTTGATGCAAACGGTGGGCTGATACAACACACAGATGGGGTGTAGATGTGCTTCACACAACAGAGAGCAGAACTGAAGGGGAACATGTCGCCTGGAGGCAAGACGCCTCTTTAATTGATAATGGCAAGGAAAATCAAATACcatatttgctttttcctggAGTATATTGAGACTGATCATAACTAACATCTGTTCATGTTAAGCAAATACTTGTCATGATTTAAACTTCTGTTTGCATACAACTCCGAGTAGTGCATCTTAAAGTCATACATATTCATATAGAATGAAGAATGCATAATGTCTGCATAAAAAGATAAGCTGTATGACTATATATGAAGACAACAACTACAATTCTCACAGCACTGTCATtggttaattttaaaatattcaagcattatttaaaaaacagtaagCTGAACTTAAAACTACACTACGAAAAATTGTATAACTGAAACAATGCTGACTGGATTTTCTCAGTATTAATCAATTTtaatgtttatcttttttttttcgtttttttttctttttctaacacTTTTGTTAATTAGTTGTTGTTTTAACCTCCAGTAACATGATCAGATTTCTTCTGCCTCTGGGCAATTGAGTTATGCTCTGATCTCAAGTTCTAAGGGAAATgttcaattttgcttttttccacaGTTGAATAAACAGTACCATGTATACTATCTCTTGTGTTAGAATAGTGTTGTCTTCACATAAGACTCAAATAATGGTATTAGTCATTCATTTCCTTGTACACATACACCCTATTGCGTGTTGACAGGTTTATAAGGATGCAGTGGCAGCCGTGGGTGCTGGGAAGCTCCTAGACGACAGCCTTTGAATCCTTGCAGTCCTGAGCAATGGTGCCTGAGTTAGTCTGTTTATTGTCTGCTTTCTCTCCCAGATGCTTGACTTGTCTGAAAGATTAATACATTAACAAGAGTGGTAAGGTCCAGGGTTGCACATCTTTAAGACATGTTTATTAGCAGATGGCACATGAAATTCAAAGGTCACTGTGGAAGGTAACATTTTAAAGTGAAACAACAATATTTATGTTCAAATACTATGCTGATGAGATCATATGGAAAATTGCTTCTGATTAAATTAGTTTATAAATAGCTACGATATATTTATTGAAGACTCCCAATGCCACTTATagtcttctttctcttttactaTGATTCCCTAATTTATGTGGTAATACAAGACCTTATGTAAACATactaacagcaggaaaaaaaaaaatctgtactgGATGGACAATCCAACTTTCCTAAATACTTGAAAATCTACTGTGAAACTTGTATCCATTGTCTTCTCCTTAAAGATAATAGTCTGTATAAGAATTTTTAAGACCTGAAAGAATTTTTAACTTACTTCTAAATTCTCTAGGATAAAATTCACCCTGCAGACATAGGGACTCACTGCAGATAACTATCCTATTTACAGGCAATATCAATTGCTACAATACATTGGAGAAAAATCATGTTATGCTACTTAAAGATAATCCATACAATAAAcagaaaatccttttctttaGGGTTTCCATAGGAAGATTGACTGTCTCATAGTTCATTAGTAAATATTATCAGTAATACTAAACCTGAAATCCTGCTTATCCTCTCAAATTGTCAAAAACTACGCAAATTCAAATGGAAAGTTTTTGCACAGGTCTAAAAGGGCAAGTAAGCtcttaattaatatttcttatCTACAGTGCCACACAGGCATTAAAATGCAAAGGATTTAAATGGTACTTACTTTTCAAGTGATCCATTTTCA
The DNA window shown above is from Meleagris gallopavo isolate NT-WF06-2002-E0010 breed Aviagen turkey brand Nicholas breeding stock chromosome 3, Turkey_5.1, whole genome shotgun sequence and carries:
- the LOC104909369 gene encoding double-stranded RNA-binding protein Staufen homolog 2-like, giving the protein MPLTEDAEQELSALCAALSALKQFSEQGLDPVEGAMKVENGSLEKQVKHLGEKADNKQTNSGTIAQDCKDSKAVV